From Cognatishimia activa, one genomic window encodes:
- a CDS encoding glycosyltransferase family 2 protein, with protein MVKSETYQGGYDALLKRIQGRTAPLEFAAGEALPSLDEDLTPLRTQVTIPDKPDNGSTYAVKRWRLQSEFEGQPELLALHGLVIANLRKDGFPDHTPALFQKLWAEHGDFFLRRLPLRWLVSAVMTFGDHGANEAQRQTGRSLSLLFSMMKLYEFERLYSGKPPQEAYSTEHKYGADLPLGIPAYSLKGGGLDAAILSRIWKESGEDPVIEPLAKHLLDAINTDPGTLFRRLRIMSGERIQTLENKNQHPIPVPPGNVKRDPSKITWGVVATVNEDLDKAVAFAAHHIDLGADQVVLFGEDAEALPIELSHHPKILVIVADESVISQDQKERLPGRNARKAFYFNRARRKVSLDWLAMLDTDEFLVPDRPIPEILAEIPADAAFLNLSVVEKFAGSMDAFRPPAKEWTLSKAEKNRLYPVYSPYVANLMLGPADPRLFIRAKIPNVRVVNFGIKYEKRAATNGFTPEDLVVAHDHADSLSSFLNQMPRRLDQGYARRSDGNVDIRATLETLDMDGESTELEDFFNEIAKARPEVLAALEDAGDLRRIDLKLDEKIEDLIQEIAK; from the coding sequence ATGGTAAAAAGTGAAACATATCAAGGCGGTTACGATGCGCTTCTAAAGCGCATTCAAGGACGTACCGCGCCCCTGGAATTCGCTGCAGGAGAGGCACTGCCTTCTCTGGACGAAGATCTGACGCCGCTGCGCACGCAGGTCACAATTCCTGATAAGCCCGACAATGGCAGCACCTATGCGGTCAAACGCTGGCGCCTGCAAAGCGAGTTTGAGGGCCAGCCTGAGCTTCTCGCCCTTCATGGTCTGGTCATCGCCAACTTGCGTAAAGATGGCTTTCCCGATCACACGCCTGCGCTCTTCCAAAAACTCTGGGCCGAACATGGCGACTTCTTCTTAAGGCGACTTCCCCTCCGCTGGCTTGTCTCTGCAGTTATGACGTTTGGCGATCACGGCGCAAATGAAGCCCAACGACAGACAGGGCGTTCGCTATCTCTCCTGTTTTCCATGATGAAACTCTATGAATTCGAGAGGCTTTATTCTGGCAAACCACCTCAGGAAGCCTACTCAACCGAGCACAAATATGGCGCTGACTTGCCGTTGGGAATTCCAGCTTACTCGCTCAAAGGCGGTGGCCTGGATGCTGCCATTCTCAGTCGCATCTGGAAAGAAAGCGGCGAAGACCCGGTGATTGAACCTCTGGCCAAGCATCTCTTGGACGCAATCAACACGGACCCAGGCACGCTCTTTCGACGCCTGCGCATCATGTCAGGTGAGCGCATCCAGACCCTTGAAAACAAGAACCAGCACCCCATTCCCGTACCGCCCGGGAATGTCAAACGTGACCCGAGCAAAATCACTTGGGGTGTGGTCGCGACCGTCAATGAAGACTTAGATAAAGCTGTGGCCTTTGCAGCTCATCACATCGATCTTGGGGCGGATCAGGTTGTGCTTTTCGGAGAGGATGCAGAGGCACTGCCGATTGAACTTTCCCACCATCCTAAGATTTTGGTAATTGTAGCTGATGAAAGCGTGATCTCCCAGGACCAAAAGGAACGCCTGCCCGGACGCAATGCCCGAAAGGCATTCTATTTCAATCGCGCTCGCAGGAAAGTCTCTCTGGATTGGCTCGCGATGCTCGACACAGATGAGTTTTTGGTCCCAGATCGCCCTATTCCAGAAATCCTCGCTGAAATACCGGCGGATGCGGCGTTTCTGAATCTGTCTGTGGTTGAAAAATTTGCTGGCAGTATGGACGCCTTTCGCCCACCGGCAAAGGAATGGACCCTTTCAAAAGCAGAGAAAAACCGCCTCTATCCAGTCTACAGCCCTTACGTGGCAAACCTGATGCTCGGCCCAGCTGATCCCAGATTGTTCATTCGCGCGAAAATTCCAAATGTCCGCGTCGTAAATTTCGGGATCAAATACGAAAAACGCGCCGCCACCAACGGCTTTACGCCCGAAGATCTTGTTGTGGCGCATGACCACGCGGACAGTCTTTCAAGTTTCCTGAACCAGATGCCACGCCGCCTTGATCAGGGGTATGCGCGACGTTCCGATGGCAATGTTGATATCCGTGCGACCCTTGAAACCCTTGATATGGATGGGGAAAGCACGGAACTCGAAGATTTCTTCAATGAGATCGCAAAAGCACGACCGGAAGTTCTGGCCGCTCTGGAAGACGCCGGCGATTTGCGACGCATCGATTTAAAGCTAGATGAAAAGATTGAAGATCTTATTCAGGAGATCGCAAAGTGA